In Nicotiana tabacum cultivar K326 chromosome 19, ASM71507v2, whole genome shotgun sequence, one DNA window encodes the following:
- the LOC107816051 gene encoding miraculin-like precursor — protein MKNLILCLSIVLFLPLAFSSNFSSNLILPSEVSSALYPSVLDTDGNPLKVGLRYFVLPILRGTGGGLILSRVVDKNVKNCPQDIVQDPNELHLGRPVEFFPAYPSKTGELILKNNPINVKFYSPSATSRCANFTVWKMDKKYKYVVGRGKVGILNNIRNWFRIQPYGKGYRFVYCPTLCVPCKIKCSDLVISYEQQGDNADIRRLAASGNELPFSVQFKKA, from the exons ATGAAGAACCTTATTCTATGTCTTTCAATTGTACTGTTTCTTCCCTTAGCCTTTTCATCaaatttttcttcaaatcttATCCTTCCTTCTGAAGTTTCCAGTGCCTTGTATCCTTCAGTTCTCGACACTGATGGCAATCCTCTCAAAGTAGGTCTCAGATACTTTGTGCTACCAATTTTAAGGGGCACGGGAGGTGGCCTTATTTTGTCTAGAGTTGTTGACAAAAATGTTAAAAATTGCCCACAGGACATCGTCCAAGACCCTAATGAACTTCATCTTGGCCGTCCTGTGGAATTCTTTCCTGCATACCCTAGTAAAACTGGCGAACTTATTCTCAAAAACAACCCCATAAATGTTAAGTTCTATTCCCCTAGTGCCACATCACGTTGTGCCAATTTTACTGTGTGGAAGATGGACAAGAAGTATAAGTACGTGGTAGGTCGAGGGAAAGTAGGGATTTTGAACAACATACGGAACTGGTTCAGGATTCAACCGTATGGAAAAGGCTACAG GTTTGTGTACTGCCCTACCCTGTGTGTTCCTTGCAAGATTAAGTGCTCTGACTTGGTCATCTCTTATGAGCAGCAGGGTGACAATGCTGACATTAGACGTTTGGCTGCCTCGGGCAATGAACTGCCATTTTCTGTTCAGTTCAAAAAGGCATAG